One genomic segment of Dehalogenimonas alkenigignens includes these proteins:
- a CDS encoding SufB/SufD family protein, whose protein sequence is MSDLQKVKAPDFSERARAAAAKKAAAGPDIDLDGFKVPVRGEKDYLDSPETISEQDKSRMLESGIMLDDRTGRSGTFVQMDNTPVHFHAAQEGIEVMSISAAWEKYDWLKDYWWKAVAVDADKYTAHVELHGADGYFIRALPGVKTDYPVQACLYLEAGKAVQDVHNIIIAEEGSELHIITGCAVAHRQEMGLHLGVSEFYIKKGAKITFSMIHTWSPETEVRPRTGAIIEEDGLFLSNYVIMKPVHSIQASPIARCVGKNATVRFNSIMVATPGSHMDLGSRAFLNAPGARTEMIARAITAGGEIVSRGYMEGNAPDIKGHLECRGLILKDNGSIHAIPELKATVPNVDLSHEAAVGKIAEDEVEYLMARGLTRDEATAAIIRGFLKVDIEGLPPMLNAELRKAVEASEKEAL, encoded by the coding sequence ATGTCAGATCTGCAAAAGGTAAAGGCTCCTGATTTCTCCGAACGCGCCCGGGCTGCCGCCGCTAAAAAAGCCGCCGCCGGGCCGGATATCGACCTAGACGGGTTCAAGGTGCCGGTCAGGGGCGAAAAAGATTACCTGGACAGCCCGGAGACCATCTCCGAACAAGATAAAAGCCGCATGCTGGAGTCCGGCATCATGCTTGACGACCGGACCGGCCGCTCCGGCACCTTCGTCCAGATGGACAACACGCCGGTGCACTTCCACGCCGCCCAGGAAGGCATCGAGGTCATGAGCATCTCCGCCGCCTGGGAGAAGTACGACTGGCTCAAAGACTATTGGTGGAAGGCGGTGGCGGTGGACGCCGACAAGTATACCGCCCATGTCGAACTCCACGGCGCCGACGGCTATTTTATCCGCGCTCTGCCGGGGGTGAAGACCGATTACCCCGTCCAGGCCTGCCTCTACCTGGAAGCCGGCAAAGCGGTCCAGGATGTTCACAACATCATCATCGCCGAGGAAGGCTCGGAGCTGCATATCATCACCGGCTGCGCCGTAGCCCACCGCCAGGAGATGGGTCTGCACCTGGGCGTCTCCGAGTTCTACATTAAAAAGGGCGCCAAGATAACGTTTTCCATGATTCACACCTGGTCGCCGGAGACCGAAGTGCGGCCGCGCACCGGAGCGATCATCGAAGAGGATGGGTTGTTCCTGTCCAACTACGTTATCATGAAGCCGGTGCACTCCATCCAGGCATCGCCGATCGCCCGATGCGTCGGCAAGAACGCCACGGTGCGCTTCAACTCCATCATGGTGGCCACTCCCGGCTCGCATATGGACCTGGGTTCCCGAGCCTTTCTCAACGCTCCGGGTGCCCGCACCGAGATGATCGCCCGGGCGATCACCGCCGGCGGCGAGATCGTTTCGCGCGGCTACATGGAGGGCAACGCGCCCGACATCAAGGGGCATCTGGAATGCCGCGGCCTGATTCTTAAAGATAACGGCTCTATCCACGCCATCCCGGAACTCAAGGCTACGGTACCCAACGTCGACCTGTCCCACGAGGCGGCGGTGGGTAAGATCGCCGAAGACGAGGTGGAATACCTGATGGCCCGCGGCTTGACCCGTGACGAAGCCACCGCAGCCATCATTCGCGGATTCTTGAAAGTGGATATTGAGGGCCTGCCGCCGATGCTTAACGCCGAACTGCGCAAAGCGGTGGAAGCCTCGGAAAAAGAGGCGTTATAA
- a CDS encoding ABC transporter ATP-binding protein encodes MDSDKLLEIKNLKVAVEGKEILHGISLSIKAGETHVIYGPNGSGKTTLLMTIMGFPKYKITGGQIIFEGQDVTDATLDERARVGIGLSFQRPPIVRGVKTRDMVTACFRGREDGDTLSRLAERANMTDFLDRDINYGFSGGETKRSELLQLLAQSPDLVLLDEPESGVDLENIALIGDLINDLLEKTHPMRNRTRSGLIISHTGHILEYVNARTGYVMFEGRIICEGDPHEILETIKIKGYGECASCQICKR; translated from the coding sequence ATGGACAGCGATAAATTATTGGAAATTAAGAACCTCAAGGTAGCGGTCGAGGGCAAAGAAATCCTCCATGGCATCAGCCTGTCAATCAAAGCCGGCGAGACTCATGTTATCTACGGTCCCAACGGCAGCGGCAAGACTACCCTGCTCATGACCATCATGGGCTTCCCGAAATACAAAATTACCGGCGGCCAGATCATCTTTGAGGGGCAGGACGTAACCGATGCCACCCTGGACGAGCGGGCGCGCGTCGGCATAGGTCTTTCCTTCCAGCGGCCGCCGATTGTCCGCGGCGTCAAGACGCGGGATATGGTTACCGCCTGCTTCCGAGGCCGCGAGGACGGCGACACGCTGTCGCGCCTGGCGGAAAGGGCTAATATGACCGATTTCCTGGACCGGGACATCAACTACGGCTTTTCCGGCGGCGAGACCAAGCGTTCCGAACTGCTGCAACTCCTGGCTCAGAGCCCCGATCTGGTACTCCTGGACGAACCGGAGTCCGGGGTTGACCTGGAAAACATCGCGCTTATCGGCGACCTGATCAACGACCTGCTGGAAAAAACCCACCCGATGCGCAACCGCACCCGCAGCGGACTGATCATCTCCCATACCGGCCATATTCTTGAATATGTCAATGCCCGCACTGGTTATGTCATGTTCGAAGGCCGCATCATCTGCGAGGGCGACCCCCATGAAATTCTGGAGACCATCAAAATCAAAGGTTATGGAGAGTGCGCCTCATGTCAGATCTGCAAAAGGTAA
- the rplI gene encoding 50S ribosomal protein L9, whose product MRVVLLKDVPNIGKTGQIKDVPDGYARNYLLKTGLAAAATHEARSSTQAKLDAEQKKQARIEAELAAAAKLLDGLQVVVAGKTGAGDRLYGSVTSADIATAVQRAAGYELDKRKIELAEPIRSLGDYKVTVKLSGALTPVLKVKVVPQGS is encoded by the coding sequence ATGAGAGTAGTTCTCCTTAAAGACGTGCCGAATATTGGGAAAACCGGTCAGATTAAAGATGTGCCGGACGGCTATGCCCGAAACTACCTGTTGAAAACCGGGTTGGCTGCCGCCGCCACCCACGAAGCCAGATCTTCGACTCAAGCCAAACTGGATGCTGAGCAGAAGAAACAGGCCAGGATTGAAGCCGAACTTGCCGCCGCCGCTAAACTGCTTGACGGGCTGCAGGTGGTCGTAGCCGGTAAAACCGGAGCCGGGGACAGGCTCTACGGATCGGTCACCTCGGCGGATATCGCCACAGCGGTACAACGGGCGGCCGGATATGAACTTGACAAGCGTAAGATTGAGTTGGCTGAGCCCATCCGCTCCCTGGGCGACTATAAGGTGACTGTGAAACTTTCCGGGGCGCTGACCCCGGTGCTCAAAGTTAAAGTTGTACCGCAAGGGAGTTAG
- a CDS encoding FmdB family zinc ribbon protein: MPIYEYSCKSCAKKFELLRRLSDTAAVTCPKCGSYEVERKISNFSCGIGGGAGSYGGAGCGPSPRVSS, translated from the coding sequence ATGCCTATTTACGAGTATTCATGCAAGTCTTGCGCCAAGAAATTTGAGTTGCTCCGCCGCCTGTCCGATACCGCGGCGGTAACCTGCCCAAAATGCGGCTCCTATGAAGTTGAACGTAAGATATCAAATTTCAGTTGCGGCATCGGGGGCGGTGCTGGCAGTTACGGCGGAGCCGGTTGCGGACCGTCCCCAAGAGTTTCATCTTGA
- a CDS encoding FmdB family zinc ribbon protein — protein MPLYEYRCEKCKKKFELLRKVTDTSPVTCPNCGDTEIKKKASTFVTTGKAPRKMPWELS, from the coding sequence ATGCCGCTATACGAATACCGCTGCGAAAAATGTAAAAAGAAGTTTGAACTCCTTCGTAAGGTCACTGACACGTCACCTGTGACCTGCCCCAACTGCGGCGACACCGAAATTAAAAAGAAGGCTTCTACCTTCGTCACTACGGGGAAGGCGCCGCGCAAGATGCCCTGGGAGTTATCCTAG
- a CDS encoding YgiQ family radical SAM protein, translating into MFLPTTKQELDALGWDRLDVILVTGDSYIDSPFIGIAVIGKMLARAGFRVGVIAQPDTHSAADITRLGEPRLFWGVSGGCIDSMIANYTSLKKKRRSDDYTPGGRNTRRPDRAAIVYTNLIRQHFKNTAPIVLGGLEASLRRVAHYDYWDDRVRGSILFDAKADYLLYGMAEKATVELARTLNQVGDVRQIRGLCYIAGEADTAAVRKNYLELPPLDLVEEDKEAFTEMFYAFYQNNDPITARGLYQKHGNRYLVQNPPQPSMSQLELDAVFGLGFERAQHPYYETLGKVKALETIKFSILSHRGCYGECNFCAIAVHEGRTVQWRSEQSILAEARELTKYPDFTGFIRDVGGPTANMYGFECGQKLERGACPAKRCLYPEVCPSLEVDHSRQVSLLKKLRKIEGIKKVFVASGVRPDLVLADRQHGEPYLKEVVGHHISGQMKVAPEHSEDSVLRLMGKPPAASTLKFKSFFDKLSANAGKKQFLTYYLIAAHPGCTAADMKHLKSFADRNLHLNPEQVQIFLPAPSTYSSLMYYTGINPFTGKPIFVEKEPQLKNLQKDIIIEPAEDKTLGKRTQRTETNRMVAKRRPRRP; encoded by the coding sequence ATGTTCCTGCCGACCACCAAACAAGAACTCGACGCCCTGGGTTGGGACAGGCTCGATGTCATTCTGGTCACCGGCGACAGCTATATCGACAGCCCGTTTATCGGTATCGCCGTCATCGGCAAGATGCTGGCCAGGGCCGGCTTTCGCGTCGGCGTCATCGCCCAGCCCGATACCCATTCAGCCGCGGACATCACCCGCCTAGGCGAGCCGCGGCTGTTCTGGGGCGTCTCCGGCGGCTGCATCGACAGCATGATCGCCAACTACACCTCGCTCAAGAAAAAACGGAGAAGCGACGACTACACCCCCGGCGGCCGGAACACCCGCCGCCCCGACCGCGCCGCCATCGTCTACACCAACCTCATCCGGCAGCATTTCAAGAACACCGCACCAATCGTCCTCGGCGGGCTGGAAGCCTCGCTGCGGCGGGTGGCTCATTACGACTACTGGGACGACCGGGTCCGCGGCTCGATCCTCTTCGATGCCAAAGCCGATTACCTGCTCTACGGCATGGCTGAAAAAGCGACGGTTGAACTAGCCCGAACCCTCAACCAAGTCGGCGATGTGCGGCAAATCCGCGGCCTGTGCTACATCGCCGGCGAGGCCGACACGGCAGCGGTGAGGAAGAACTACCTTGAACTGCCGCCACTTGACCTCGTCGAGGAGGACAAGGAAGCCTTCACCGAAATGTTCTACGCCTTTTACCAAAACAACGACCCCATCACCGCCCGCGGCCTGTACCAGAAACACGGCAACCGCTACCTGGTGCAGAACCCGCCGCAGCCCTCGATGAGCCAATTAGAACTCGACGCCGTCTTCGGCCTGGGTTTCGAGCGCGCCCAGCATCCCTATTACGAAACGCTGGGTAAAGTGAAAGCCCTGGAAACGATCAAGTTCTCGATTCTTTCCCACCGCGGCTGCTACGGCGAGTGTAACTTCTGCGCCATCGCCGTCCATGAAGGCCGCACTGTCCAGTGGCGTAGTGAGCAATCGATCCTGGCCGAAGCCCGGGAATTGACCAAATACCCGGACTTCACCGGCTTCATCCGGGACGTCGGCGGCCCCACGGCCAACATGTACGGCTTCGAGTGCGGTCAGAAACTGGAGCGCGGCGCCTGCCCCGCCAAGCGCTGCCTTTACCCGGAGGTCTGCCCGTCGCTGGAAGTGGATCATTCCAGGCAAGTGTCGCTGCTCAAAAAGCTGCGCAAGATTGAGGGCATCAAAAAGGTCTTCGTCGCTTCCGGCGTCCGGCCGGACCTGGTGCTGGCCGACCGCCAGCACGGCGAGCCATATTTGAAAGAGGTCGTCGGCCACCATATCTCCGGCCAGATGAAGGTGGCCCCAGAGCACTCCGAGGACAGCGTGTTAAGGCTCATGGGCAAGCCGCCCGCCGCTTCCACGCTCAAGTTCAAATCGTTTTTCGACAAACTCAGCGCCAATGCCGGCAAAAAGCAGTTTTTAACCTACTACCTGATCGCCGCCCATCCCGGCTGCACCGCCGCGGACATGAAGCACCTAAAGAGCTTTGCCGACAGAAACCTCCACCTGAACCCGGAGCAGGTCCAGATTTTCCTGCCGGCCCCCTCCACTTATTCCAGCCTGATGTATTACACCGGCATAAACCCTTTTACCGGCAAGCCGATATTCGTTGAGAAAGAACCGCAGCTGAAAAACCTCCAGAAGGACATCATTATTGAACCCGCTGAGGATAAAACTCTTGGTAAACGGACACAGCGCACCGAAACGAATAGAATGGTTGCCAAGCGACGCCCCCGTCGCCCGTAA
- a CDS encoding YkgJ family cysteine cluster protein produces MPNYFEALGVSDADLAVARGLAAGHFSGQFGEKYKKYVARVGAALLEIYPPAHKLQPEEIIDLISVIDIIGPDSRGLMKRLKESCTGCGWCCSQTKRIVVDEEDTLRISRKLKQKREDLFTFDGKEWLIKKAHPCGWWNPKNGRCVIYADRPSTCRVWPLGVTEAGHKTIQPMEHCNYAVMVTVNKAIWTLESAAKQSGA; encoded by the coding sequence ATGCCGAATTATTTTGAAGCTTTGGGCGTGTCCGATGCCGATCTGGCTGTCGCCCGCGGTCTGGCGGCAGGACACTTCAGCGGCCAATTTGGGGAAAAATACAAAAAGTATGTTGCCCGGGTCGGCGCGGCGCTGCTCGAAATTTACCCGCCGGCTCACAAGCTGCAGCCTGAAGAAATTATCGACCTGATCAGCGTCATCGACATCATCGGGCCCGATTCCAGAGGCCTGATGAAGCGGCTCAAGGAGTCATGCACCGGCTGCGGCTGGTGTTGTTCTCAAACGAAGCGGATCGTTGTCGACGAGGAAGATACCCTGCGCATCAGCCGTAAACTTAAGCAGAAGCGCGAAGACCTGTTTACTTTTGATGGCAAAGAATGGTTGATCAAAAAGGCGCATCCCTGCGGCTGGTGGAATCCAAAAAACGGCCGCTGCGTCATTTACGCCGACCGCCCGAGCACTTGCCGCGTCTGGCCGCTTGGTGTAACGGAGGCCGGCCATAAAACAATTCAACCGATGGAACACTGCAATTACGCGGTGATGGTTACCGTCAATAAAGCGATCTGGACACTGGAGAGCGCCGCGAAACAGAGCGGCGCCTGA
- a CDS encoding REP-associated tyrosine transposase, which yields MGLIIAQAEAGGYDLEYVTLPDHLHMIWNLPENDSDYSIRWKMIKSNLNRRYAVPIVAAMRFKVNEGKEEKGIGQRPVWEHAIRDQADVNCHCDYIHCNPVKHVLITYTTLWRDSGIIKYIENGLYPPNGDNQWINNFRT from the coding sequence ATGGGTCTGATTATAGCCCAAGCTGAGGCGGGTGGCTATGATTTGGAGTATGTAACATTACCCGACCATCTCCACATGATCTGGAACCTGCCGGAGAACGATTCCGATTATTCGATCCGATGGAAGATGATCAAGTCAAACTTAAACCGACGGTATGCCGTTCCTATCGTTGCCGCAATGAGATTCAAAGTCAATGAAGGTAAAGAGGAGAAAGGAATTGGGCAGAGGCCGGTTTGGGAGCATGCTATCCGTGACCAGGCGGATGTTAACTGCCATTGCGATTACATTCACTGCAACCCGGTGAAACACGTTTTAATAACTTACACCACACTTTGGCGCGATAGTGGTATAATAAAATACATTGAGAACGGTTTGTATCCACCGAATGGTGACAATCAATGGATAAACAATTTCCGGACGTGA
- the plsX gene encoding phosphate acyltransferase PlsX — translation MRIAVDASGGDFAPYEIVKGVIKAAQELKDKGIEIILVGKRPVLHVQAGRHLKKLNISIAHAPQTIEFNEHPVEALRNKPKSSIAVGTMMVKEGKADAFVSAGSTGAMLCAAYLLLGKIEGIERPALASIIKLVPHAPALLLDAGANSDCRPQHLVEFARLGNIYAKNVIGIESPRIALMSVGEEETKGNKLVIETHQLLKTTPGLKFIGNVEGHDLVHHRADVIVTDGFTGNVLIKAFEGLGDSIIKIRQVSQAVNSASHLRGRALLADVGIGHMVKGMDFREVGGACLLGVKGTIIVSHGRSRAKAIKNAILMAKRTVEQRIPQLIAEEVKDNVSAVTV, via the coding sequence ATGCGGATAGCTGTAGATGCCTCCGGTGGTGATTTTGCCCCGTACGAAATAGTCAAAGGCGTCATCAAGGCTGCCCAGGAACTCAAAGATAAGGGTATAGAGATTATTCTGGTCGGCAAGCGCCCGGTATTGCATGTCCAGGCCGGGAGACACCTCAAGAAGTTGAATATTTCCATCGCGCATGCTCCTCAGACTATCGAGTTCAACGAGCATCCGGTTGAAGCCTTGAGGAACAAGCCCAAATCTTCCATCGCGGTGGGTACGATGATGGTTAAAGAGGGAAAGGCTGACGCTTTTGTTTCAGCCGGCTCCACCGGCGCGATGTTATGTGCCGCCTACTTGCTGCTCGGAAAGATCGAGGGTATCGAACGGCCCGCCCTGGCCAGCATCATCAAGCTGGTACCTCACGCCCCCGCACTGCTGCTGGACGCCGGCGCCAACTCAGACTGCCGCCCCCAGCATCTTGTAGAATTTGCCCGGCTGGGTAATATCTATGCCAAAAACGTCATCGGCATCGAATCCCCGCGCATTGCCCTGATGAGCGTCGGAGAGGAAGAAACCAAAGGCAACAAACTGGTCATCGAGACCCATCAGCTGCTGAAAACGACCCCGGGACTGAAATTCATCGGCAACGTTGAAGGTCACGACCTGGTGCACCACCGGGCCGATGTCATCGTCACCGACGGCTTCACCGGCAACGTCCTGATCAAAGCCTTCGAAGGTCTGGGCGATTCCATCATCAAGATACGCCAGGTCAGCCAGGCGGTAAACTCGGCTTCTCACCTTCGCGGCAGAGCCCTGCTGGCTGATGTCGGCATCGGTCACATGGTCAAAGGCATGGACTTCCGTGAGGTCGGCGGCGCCTGCCTGCTCGGAGTCAAAGGAACAATCATCGTTTCTCACGGCCGGTCACGGGCTAAGGCAATCAAGAACGCCATCCTGATGGCCAAAAGGACGGTGGAACAGCGTATACCCCAGCTTATCGCCGAGGAGGTCAAGGATAATGTCAGCGCCGTCACGGTATGA
- a CDS encoding FmdB family zinc ribbon protein — protein MPLYDYVCQKCKNKFEMLRKFSDSSPVACPKCASTEVTRKPATFITGGDKHKHHPHWPFERG, from the coding sequence GTGCCGCTCTACGACTATGTTTGCCAGAAATGTAAAAACAAATTTGAAATGCTTAGGAAGTTTTCGGATTCCAGTCCCGTTGCCTGCCCGAAATGCGCCTCAACTGAGGTAACCCGCAAACCCGCAACCTTCATCACCGGCGGTGATAAGCACAAGCACCATCCTCATTGGCCTTTTGAGCGGGGATAA
- a CDS encoding acyl-CoA dehydratase activase, translating into MGVYLGLDAGSISTKATALSPDGKIFASAYKPTAGDPLAASELVLAEVKSKIEGEIFGLGVTGSARELVGQMLDATTIKNEITCQALAAAHLVPDARTIIEIGGQDSKFIALKDGLVQDFAMNTVCAAGTGSFLEHQARRLGLSIEEFAAKALESTSPIKVAGRCTVFAESDLIHAQQTGAPVPDIIYGLCLALARNFLADAGRNRNIEPPVIFQGGVARNAGMVRAFGERLGCEIIVPGVPELSGALGAALLLKRQLEHNKNRS; encoded by the coding sequence ATGGGTGTCTATCTGGGACTCGATGCCGGCTCCATCTCCACCAAAGCCACCGCCCTTTCGCCTGATGGTAAAATCTTCGCTTCGGCGTACAAACCCACGGCCGGCGACCCGCTGGCGGCTTCCGAGCTGGTCCTCGCCGAGGTGAAATCAAAGATCGAGGGCGAGATTTTCGGCCTAGGCGTCACCGGCAGCGCCCGCGAGTTGGTCGGCCAAATGCTGGACGCGACCACCATCAAGAACGAAATCACCTGCCAGGCTCTGGCCGCCGCCCACCTGGTGCCGGACGCCCGTACCATCATCGAGATCGGCGGCCAGGACTCCAAATTCATCGCCTTGAAAGATGGACTGGTGCAGGACTTTGCCATGAACACCGTCTGCGCCGCGGGCACCGGCAGCTTTTTGGAGCACCAGGCGCGGCGGTTGGGCCTGTCCATTGAAGAATTCGCCGCCAAAGCGCTGGAAAGCACGTCGCCGATCAAGGTTGCCGGCCGCTGCACCGTCTTCGCCGAGTCAGACCTGATTCACGCGCAGCAGACCGGAGCGCCGGTCCCCGATATCATCTACGGGCTGTGCCTGGCCCTGGCACGCAATTTCCTGGCCGATGCCGGTCGCAACCGGAATATCGAACCGCCTGTCATTTTTCAGGGGGGAGTGGCCAGGAACGCCGGCATGGTAAGGGCTTTTGGCGAACGGCTGGGCTGTGAAATCATCGTGCCGGGGGTGCCGGAGCTGTCCGGCGCGTTAGGAGCTGCCTTGCTCTTAAAGCGGCAGTTGGAGCATAATAAGAACCGGTCTTGA
- a CDS encoding M20 family metallopeptidase has protein sequence MKNDLAALKHSIKDSVATQAAALKKIALDIHANPEPGFKEKQAAAWLTGHLKQNGFAVEMGIADLPTAWKATFGKGSPVIAFVGEYDALPEVGHACGHNLIATASVGAAVAAKTLADKFGGTVVMIGTPAEELYGGKIPMVKKGIFNGLDAAMLVHPGSDSTAITRALAVVTLYVEFFGRESHAAAHPEQGINALDAMIIGYNGVTALRQHIEPSARLHGIITDGGKAANVVPGHAAGTFLVRAMTMKYLEELKEKVLNCFRAGALATGAELSYHWDEHAYEPLLPNLTLAGLFVDNIRSLGRDIELDDSSHAFGSTDMGNVSCVAPSLHGFLAIAPRGVSGHTREFATYTASDEGIKGMLDAAAGMAMTAADLFSNPETLAKVRSEFEKALK, from the coding sequence ATGAAAAACGACCTCGCCGCACTCAAACACAGCATTAAAGACTCCGTCGCCACCCAGGCCGCCGCCCTTAAAAAGATCGCCCTGGACATCCACGCCAACCCGGAACCGGGCTTCAAGGAGAAGCAGGCCGCCGCATGGCTTACCGGCCACCTCAAGCAGAACGGCTTTGCTGTCGAGATGGGCATCGCCGATCTGCCGACGGCCTGGAAAGCCACCTTCGGCAAAGGTTCGCCGGTCATCGCCTTCGTCGGCGAGTATGACGCCCTGCCGGAGGTCGGCCACGCCTGCGGCCATAACCTCATCGCCACCGCTTCGGTCGGCGCCGCCGTCGCCGCCAAAACCCTCGCCGACAAATTCGGCGGCACCGTGGTCATGATCGGCACCCCCGCCGAGGAGCTTTACGGCGGCAAGATCCCCATGGTCAAGAAGGGTATCTTCAACGGCCTGGACGCCGCCATGCTGGTGCACCCCGGCTCGGATTCGACGGCCATTACCCGGGCGCTTGCCGTAGTCACGCTTTATGTCGAGTTCTTCGGCCGGGAGTCTCACGCCGCCGCCCACCCGGAGCAAGGTATTAACGCCCTGGATGCCATGATCATCGGTTATAACGGAGTGACGGCTCTGCGGCAGCATATCGAGCCCTCCGCCCGCCTCCACGGCATCATCACCGACGGCGGCAAGGCAGCCAACGTGGTGCCGGGGCACGCCGCGGGCACCTTCCTAGTGCGTGCCATGACCATGAAGTACCTAGAGGAATTAAAGGAAAAGGTGTTAAACTGCTTCCGCGCCGGGGCGCTGGCGACCGGCGCCGAGCTTTCCTACCACTGGGACGAACACGCCTACGAACCGCTACTGCCCAACCTGACCCTGGCCGGTCTCTTTGTCGACAACATCAGAAGCCTCGGCCGCGACATTGAACTCGATGACAGCTCCCACGCCTTCGGCTCTACCGATATGGGCAATGTTTCCTGCGTCGCGCCGTCGCTCCACGGCTTCCTGGCCATCGCCCCCAGGGGCGTTTCCGGCCATACTCGGGAATTCGCCACTTACACCGCATCGGACGAGGGCATCAAAGGCATGCTGGACGCCGCCGCCGGCATGGCTATGACCGCCGCCGACCTCTTCTCCAACCCGGAGACGCTGGCCAAGGTCAGGTCCGAGTTTGAGAAGGCCCTCAAATAA
- the trxB gene encoding thioredoxin-disulfide reductase: protein MSAPSRYDIIIIGGGPAGLSAGLYTARAKLKTLIIEGSAIGGRMAEAWEIENYPGFTEAVHGYDLGQKMYEQATKFGAEHAQTSVTGIRVDGGEKIVTTPIRDYAAPAVIIAGGSERRKLGVPGETELTGRGVSFCATCDGPFFREKAVAVVGGGNGALNEATHISHFASKVYVIHRRDSMRATKVLQEKAFSDPKIEFIWNTEVTAIEGKDSVERLKLKNVQTGAESALPAQGVFIAVGLIPNTGYLQNLINIDQYGAVLTNDKMETNVPGIYAAGDVRANSVRQVVTAAGDGATAALYAQKFISENAKP from the coding sequence ATGTCAGCGCCGTCACGGTATGACATCATTATTATCGGCGGCGGACCGGCCGGTCTTTCAGCCGGTCTCTACACCGCCAGGGCCAAACTCAAGACACTGATCATTGAGGGTTCAGCCATCGGCGGGCGCATGGCGGAAGCCTGGGAGATTGAAAACTATCCCGGTTTCACCGAGGCTGTCCACGGTTACGATCTGGGCCAGAAAATGTACGAGCAGGCCACCAAATTCGGCGCCGAGCACGCTCAAACCAGCGTCACCGGCATACGGGTTGACGGCGGAGAAAAGATCGTCACCACACCCATCAGGGATTACGCCGCCCCGGCCGTCATCATCGCCGGCGGCTCCGAGCGAAGAAAGCTGGGCGTCCCGGGGGAAACCGAGTTAACCGGCAGGGGTGTTTCCTTTTGCGCAACCTGCGACGGGCCGTTCTTCCGGGAGAAGGCTGTGGCGGTGGTCGGCGGCGGCAACGGCGCCCTGAATGAGGCGACCCATATATCCCATTTTGCCTCAAAGGTTTACGTCATTCACCGGCGGGACTCCATGCGCGCCACCAAGGTGCTCCAGGAAAAAGCCTTCTCCGATCCTAAAATCGAGTTTATCTGGAATACCGAAGTTACAGCCATCGAAGGGAAGGATTCGGTTGAACGGCTCAAACTGAAAAACGTCCAGACCGGAGCTGAATCAGCTCTGCCCGCCCAAGGCGTGTTCATCGCCGTCGGCCTGATTCCCAACACAGGTTACCTTCAGAACCTCATAAATATCGACCAGTACGGCGCTGTTCTCACCAATGATAAAATGGAGACGAACGTCCCCGGGATTTATGCCGCCGGCGACGTCAGAGCCAACTCCGTCCGCCAGGTGGTCACCGCAGCCGGCGACGGAGCGACGGCCGCCCTCTACGCCCAGAAATTTATCTCCGAAAACGCCAAACCCTGA